From a region of the Paraburkholderia caribensis genome:
- a CDS encoding response regulator: MSAYKFKLLIVDDDVATVRIMSDMLSDYGERRFALSGEMGLLLARQSTPDLILLDASMPGMTGFDFCEILKADSELAKIPVIFVTSHDAPALEIDAFRLGAADYVTKPLNATQLRARVETQLRRRLKILNQSESFRAGLFLPPTLGALPDNILVVDSDTGRLSRLQDLLHDLGRCTSATTGAQGLELALHSLPTVILVDAALPDTNGVQLCAALKKEPRLEGVPVLLMTDGTASDNADYEHALLNGLADSVLNHAQPTVLKARVKHAMASVHADQRRIGAMREYWLAVEKAARRVEGKDGEGTVPD, translated from the coding sequence ATGTCAGCGTACAAGTTCAAGCTCCTGATCGTCGACGACGACGTCGCGACGGTGCGCATCATGAGCGATATGCTTTCCGATTACGGCGAACGGCGTTTTGCGCTGTCGGGCGAAATGGGCTTGTTGCTTGCGCGGCAATCCACGCCCGACCTGATTCTGCTCGACGCGAGCATGCCCGGCATGACGGGCTTCGACTTCTGCGAAATCCTGAAGGCCGACAGCGAGCTCGCGAAAATCCCGGTGATCTTCGTCACGAGCCACGACGCGCCCGCGCTCGAAATCGACGCGTTCCGGCTCGGCGCAGCCGATTACGTGACGAAGCCGCTGAACGCAACCCAATTGCGTGCGCGCGTCGAGACGCAACTGCGCAGACGGCTCAAGATCCTGAACCAGTCGGAAAGCTTTCGCGCCGGCCTGTTCCTGCCACCCACACTCGGCGCGTTGCCGGACAACATTCTGGTGGTCGATAGCGATACGGGACGGTTGAGCCGTCTGCAGGACCTGCTGCACGATCTGGGCCGCTGCACGTCGGCGACGACGGGCGCGCAAGGTCTCGAACTTGCGCTGCACAGCCTGCCGACCGTGATCCTGGTGGACGCCGCGTTGCCGGACACGAACGGCGTGCAGCTATGCGCGGCTTTGAAGAAAGAGCCGCGTCTCGAAGGCGTGCCCGTGCTGTTGATGACGGACGGCACGGCCAGTGACAACGCCGACTATGAACACGCGCTGCTGAACGGCCTCGCCGACAGCGTGCTGAATCACGCACAACCCACCGTGCTCAAGGCGCGCGTGAAGCATGCGATGGCGTCGGTGCATGCCGACCAGAGACGGATCGGCGCGATGCGCGAGTACTGGCTCGCGGTGGAGAAGGCCGCACGGCGCGTCGAAGGCAAGGACGGCGAAGGGACGGTGCCCGATTGA
- a CDS encoding LysR family transcriptional regulator, whose protein sequence is MDLNLRDIRAFVTVANAGNFTRAAARLHLSQPALTVQIRRLEETVGARLFDRNSRTVALTQTGRELLPLLQRSLDDMERVLRDARALGDGSSGTVRLACLPTFAASALPDLIQAFRKRVPQAQFQIRDVVASTVNALVRNEEADIGLTGGDTFDAALEVLVEGADRLVVVCPKDHALARKRRVSVSDVAASPLVLTAQGTSVRSVVDAALEQAGCAPEIACEPTYMMTAVAMVRGGLGVTILPATAREVLAERDLIAKPIDDPAFVRPIALIKKRGRTLPRVAEDFVTLIAKRMK, encoded by the coding sequence ATGGATCTGAATCTCCGCGACATCCGCGCGTTCGTCACGGTCGCTAACGCGGGCAATTTCACGCGCGCCGCCGCGCGGCTGCACCTGTCGCAGCCGGCGCTCACCGTGCAGATCCGGCGGCTCGAAGAGACCGTCGGCGCGCGTCTGTTCGACCGCAATAGCCGCACCGTCGCGCTCACGCAGACGGGCCGCGAACTGCTGCCGCTCCTGCAGCGCTCGCTCGACGACATGGAGCGCGTGCTGCGCGATGCCCGCGCGCTCGGCGACGGATCGAGCGGTACCGTGCGCCTCGCGTGTCTGCCGACGTTCGCGGCGAGCGCGCTGCCCGATCTGATCCAGGCGTTCAGAAAGCGCGTGCCGCAGGCGCAGTTCCAGATTCGCGACGTCGTCGCGAGCACGGTGAACGCGCTCGTGCGCAATGAGGAGGCCGATATCGGGCTGACGGGCGGCGATACCTTCGACGCGGCGCTCGAAGTGCTGGTCGAAGGCGCCGACCGGCTCGTGGTGGTGTGCCCGAAAGACCACGCGCTGGCCCGCAAGCGTCGCGTGTCGGTCAGCGATGTCGCCGCGTCGCCGCTCGTGCTGACGGCGCAAGGCACGAGCGTTCGCAGCGTCGTCGATGCGGCGCTCGAACAGGCCGGCTGCGCGCCGGAGATCGCCTGCGAGCCGACCTACATGATGACGGCCGTCGCGATGGTGCGCGGCGGGCTCGGCGTGACGATCCTGCCCGCGACGGCCCGCGAGGTGCTGGCCGAACGGGACCTGATCGCAAAACCCATCGACGATCCTGCTTTCGTGCGGCCCATCGCGTTGATCAAGAAGCGTGGCCGCACCTTGCCGCGTGTCGCCGAAGACTTCGTGACACTGATCGCCAAACGCATGAAGTGA
- a CDS encoding CitMHS family transporter, with protein sequence MLPLLGLVTIAVLLGAILSKRMSPLVALIVVPIAASLIGGFGLQTSKFVVDGLKSLAPVVGMFVFAILYFGTITDAGTLDPIIDRILRAVGTRPTRIVMGTTLLALLIHLDGSGAVCFLVTIPAMLPLYERLQMDKRVLAAAVSLAAGINFLPWTGPMIRASASLHLPVSALFNPLIPVQAIGLVFVFGTAYWLGRREEKRLGVSGAAGAIPMPQRKLTPEEQALRRPQNFWFNIVLTVIVLGTMVVMGEKIPPAIMFMVGLCIALMVNYPNVDMQRKRIDAHARAALMMAGILLAAGVFTGIMQGSGMLKAMAQSAVGFVPPGMAGHIPVVLGLFSMPLSMLFDPDSFYFGVLPVIAEVAGQLGVPSVQVGQAALLGQMTTGFPVSPLTPATFLVVGLCGIELAEHQKFTFPLLFGASIVMTLACVVLGIFSL encoded by the coding sequence ATGCTGCCTTTACTGGGGCTCGTCACTATCGCCGTATTGCTCGGCGCCATTCTCTCGAAGCGCATGTCGCCGCTGGTCGCGCTGATCGTCGTGCCGATTGCGGCGTCGCTGATTGGCGGCTTCGGGCTGCAGACCAGCAAGTTCGTCGTCGACGGGTTGAAGAGCCTGGCGCCCGTGGTCGGCATGTTCGTGTTCGCGATCCTGTACTTCGGCACGATCACCGACGCGGGCACGCTCGATCCCATCATCGACCGGATTCTGCGGGCGGTCGGCACGCGCCCGACGCGCATCGTGATGGGCACGACGCTGCTGGCGCTGCTGATCCATCTGGACGGCTCGGGCGCCGTCTGCTTTCTGGTCACGATCCCGGCGATGCTGCCGCTCTACGAGCGCCTGCAAATGGATAAACGCGTGCTGGCGGCGGCCGTGTCGCTGGCGGCGGGCATCAACTTCCTGCCGTGGACGGGGCCGATGATCCGCGCGTCCGCGTCGCTGCATCTGCCCGTCTCGGCGCTGTTCAATCCGTTGATCCCCGTGCAGGCAATCGGCCTCGTGTTCGTCTTCGGCACGGCGTACTGGCTGGGGCGGCGCGAAGAGAAACGGCTCGGCGTGTCGGGCGCGGCCGGCGCGATTCCGATGCCGCAACGCAAGCTCACACCCGAGGAACAGGCGCTGCGCCGCCCGCAGAACTTCTGGTTCAACATCGTGTTGACGGTGATCGTGCTCGGCACGATGGTCGTGATGGGCGAGAAGATCCCGCCCGCGATCATGTTCATGGTCGGCCTGTGCATCGCGCTGATGGTCAACTATCCGAACGTCGACATGCAGCGCAAGCGCATCGACGCCCACGCCCGCGCCGCGCTGATGATGGCGGGCATTCTGCTCGCGGCCGGCGTGTTCACGGGGATCATGCAGGGCAGCGGCATGCTGAAGGCGATGGCGCAGTCGGCCGTCGGCTTCGTGCCGCCCGGCATGGCGGGTCACATTCCCGTCGTGCTCGGCCTGTTTTCGATGCCGCTCAGCATGCTGTTCGATCCCGATTCATTCTATTTCGGCGTGCTGCCCGTGATTGCCGAAGTGGCGGGGCAGCTCGGCGTGCCGTCCGTGCAGGTCGGCCAGGCGGCGCTGCTCGGCCAGATGACGACGGGCTTTCCCGTCAGCCCGTTGACGCCCGCGACGTTTCTCGTGGTCGGCCTGTGCGGGATCGAACTCGCCGAGCATCAGAAATTCACGTTCCCGCTGCTGTTCGGCGCGTCGATCGTGATGACGCTTGCGTGCGTCGTGCTGGGTATTTTTTCGTTGTGA
- a CDS encoding acyclic terpene utilization AtuA family protein: protein MTANQRERRVRLGAGAGYSGDRIEPAVELAEHGQLDFLVFECLAERTIAIAQQAKRKDPQLGYDPLLEARMRAVLPVAARNGVRIISNMGAANPHAAARKTAQIAQSLGLGGLKIAAVSGDDVLDVVLQGQFRFEESGDDVAAYRERVVSANAYLGAAPIVAALDAGADIVLTGRVADPSLFTAPLIHAFGWRMDDWATLGQATVVGHLLECAGQITGGYFADPGYKDVPMLARLGFPIGEVTADGAVTITKVPHAGGRVSAATCKEQLIYEIHDPARYLQPDVTADFTQVEVAQEAVDRVRVTGGKGTARTETLKVSVAYADGYIGEGQISYGGPGAVARARLALDIVRERLALTGVAASELRFDLIGIDSLYGETAAAERSEPYEVRVRVAGRTATAEEALRIGNEVETLYTNGPAGGGGVAKSTREVLAVQSVLLPRGDVHPAFAFVEA, encoded by the coding sequence ATGACAGCAAATCAGCGCGAACGACGTGTCAGGCTCGGAGCGGGCGCAGGGTATTCGGGCGACCGTATCGAGCCCGCCGTCGAACTGGCGGAGCACGGCCAGCTCGACTTTCTCGTGTTCGAGTGCCTGGCTGAGCGGACCATCGCGATCGCGCAGCAGGCGAAACGCAAAGATCCGCAACTCGGCTACGATCCGCTGCTCGAAGCGCGCATGCGCGCCGTGCTGCCCGTTGCCGCCCGCAACGGCGTGCGGATCATTTCGAACATGGGCGCGGCCAATCCGCACGCGGCCGCGCGCAAGACGGCGCAGATCGCGCAGTCGCTCGGTCTGGGCGGCCTGAAGATCGCGGCCGTGAGCGGCGACGACGTGCTCGACGTCGTGCTGCAAGGCCAGTTCCGTTTCGAGGAATCGGGCGACGACGTCGCGGCGTATCGCGAGCGCGTCGTATCGGCGAATGCGTATCTGGGCGCGGCGCCTATCGTCGCCGCGCTCGACGCGGGCGCCGATATCGTGCTGACCGGGCGCGTCGCCGATCCGTCCTTGTTCACCGCGCCGCTGATCCACGCGTTCGGCTGGCGCATGGACGACTGGGCGACGCTCGGCCAGGCGACCGTCGTCGGGCATCTGCTCGAATGCGCGGGGCAGATCACGGGCGGCTATTTTGCCGATCCGGGCTACAAGGACGTGCCGATGCTCGCGCGGCTCGGTTTCCCGATCGGCGAAGTCACGGCGGACGGGGCGGTCACGATCACGAAAGTGCCGCACGCAGGCGGCCGCGTCAGCGCGGCGACCTGCAAGGAACAACTGATCTACGAGATTCACGACCCCGCCCGCTATCTGCAACCGGACGTGACCGCTGATTTCACGCAAGTCGAAGTTGCGCAAGAGGCGGTGGACCGGGTGCGCGTGACGGGCGGCAAGGGCACGGCGCGCACGGAGACGCTGAAGGTGTCGGTGGCTTACGCGGACGGCTACATCGGCGAAGGGCAGATTTCGTACGGCGGGCCGGGCGCCGTCGCGCGTGCCCGGCTCGCGCTCGACATCGTGCGCGAACGGCTGGCGCTGACGGGCGTGGCCGCGAGCGAACTGCGCTTCGATCTGATCGGCATCGATTCGCTTTACGGCGAGACGGCCGCCGCCGAACGCAGCGAGCCGTACGAAGTGCGCGTGCGGGTCGCCGGACGCACGGCGACGGCGGAAGAAGCGCTGCGCATCGGCAACGAAGTCGAAACGCTTTATACGAACGGACCGGCGGGCGGCGGCGGCGTCGCGAAATCGACACGCGAGGTGCTCGCAGTGCAATCCGTGCTGTTGCCGCGCGGCGACGTGCATCCCGCATTTGCTTTCGTGGAGGCCTGA
- a CDS encoding AtuA-related protein, with amino-acid sequence MQLRELAHSRTGDKGNTLNVSVICHDPRHYEHLRAHLSAAHVKAWLAGFVHGEVTRHELPRLAAFNFVLRDALGGGVTRSLALDAHGKSVSSVLLGMTVPDPD; translated from the coding sequence ATGCAATTACGCGAACTCGCGCACTCGCGCACGGGCGACAAGGGCAATACGCTGAACGTGTCGGTGATCTGTCACGACCCGCGTCACTACGAGCATTTGCGCGCGCATCTGAGCGCGGCGCATGTGAAGGCGTGGCTCGCCGGTTTCGTGCATGGCGAGGTGACGCGCCACGAACTGCCGCGCCTCGCGGCGTTCAATTTCGTGCTGCGCGATGCGCTCGGCGGCGGCGTCACGCGTTCGCTTGCGCTCGATGCGCACGGCAAGTCGGTCAGCTCCGTGTTGCTCGGCATGACGGTGCCCGACCCGGACTGA
- a CDS encoding VTT domain-containing protein, protein MWHFPTAIPASLGPWAVFLSVLVTQLGVPVPAAPMLMLAGTMAAMGQVSYAAVFCAAVGATLLADSLWFFVGRVRGRRLLNGLVRFSLSLDTTLRTARGVFERHGAPILTLAKFLPGVGLISAPLLGTTAISPSVFLLWDAVGASLWTGAYMIGGAALHDQIVQAMLLVRHNGGTIFDAFAAICVTVLLYRWVRRVQFRRLLAKRRISPDQLDTMMRSDAPPLIFDARPRSVRDKEAYRIAGAYPLDLDSPDKLDAVLLAHPIVVYCVCPSEATARRIIAQLHRKGIRHAHALKGGLDAWEKRGYPVEPLPADFYTSLERLAVAVPEGEYTVRATMAG, encoded by the coding sequence GTGTGGCATTTCCCCACCGCTATCCCCGCTTCGCTTGGCCCGTGGGCCGTGTTTCTCAGCGTGCTGGTCACGCAACTGGGCGTGCCCGTGCCGGCCGCGCCGATGCTGATGCTCGCCGGGACGATGGCGGCGATGGGGCAGGTGTCGTACGCGGCCGTGTTCTGCGCGGCCGTCGGTGCGACGCTGCTCGCCGATTCGCTGTGGTTCTTCGTCGGGCGCGTGCGCGGCCGGCGGCTGCTGAACGGTCTCGTGCGCTTTTCGCTGTCGCTCGATACGACGCTGCGCACGGCGCGCGGCGTCTTCGAGCGCCACGGCGCGCCGATTCTCACGCTCGCCAAGTTTTTGCCCGGCGTCGGCCTGATTTCCGCGCCGCTGCTGGGCACGACGGCGATCTCGCCCAGCGTGTTCCTGCTTTGGGATGCCGTCGGCGCGTCGCTGTGGACGGGCGCGTATATGATCGGCGGCGCTGCGCTGCATGACCAGATCGTGCAGGCGATGCTGCTGGTGCGGCACAACGGCGGCACGATTTTCGACGCGTTCGCGGCCATCTGTGTGACGGTGCTGCTGTACCGCTGGGTGCGGCGCGTGCAATTCCGGCGCTTGCTCGCGAAGCGGCGTATCAGCCCCGACCAGCTCGACACGATGATGCGTTCGGACGCACCGCCGCTGATCTTCGATGCGAGACCGCGCAGCGTGCGCGACAAAGAGGCTTACCGGATCGCGGGCGCCTATCCGCTCGATCTCGATTCGCCGGACAAGCTGGACGCCGTGTTGCTCGCGCATCCCATCGTCGTGTATTGCGTCTGTCCGAGCGAGGCGACGGCGCGGCGCATCATCGCGCAGTTGCATCGCAAGGGCATTCGGCACGCGCACGCGTTGAAGGGCGGTCTGGATGCGTGGGAGAAGCGCGGCTATCCCGTCGAGCCGCTGCCCGCCGATTTCTACACGTCGCTGGAACGGCTCGCGGTCGCCGTGCCGGAAGGCGAATACACGGTTCGCGCGACAATGGCGGGCTGA